A part of Setaria viridis chromosome 8, Setaria_viridis_v4.0, whole genome shotgun sequence genomic DNA contains:
- the LOC117833229 gene encoding phosphatidylinositol 4-phosphate 5-kinase 6 isoform X2, with protein sequence MSQLPAPASRLWEASIRKLQTIRRVGTVAPAAGPVDGSASDAATPCLLSVSSSASSTIYQYHDDGEDSDTSTEGGNDSDAGDEDADAAALGEPTHAEQLLPSGDFYQGDLRGDLPHGAGKFLWTDGSMYEGSWRRGRASGRGKFSWTSGATYEGDFAGGYMHGHGTYIGEFGDTFAGLWASNLRHGRGTQAYANGDVYDGHWRDGLQDGHGRYIWRHGHEYIGTWKAGDMHGCGTVIWADGDRYDGAWEDARPKGQGTFRWADGGMYIGTWCEESGAVHADGVYYPPSGGPAVPVPREPCEPITTLLQELEACEGKKASLMPSHKILTWPGVEAVQKKPVWRPPKVSADHGRRSSVSRRSSVSLDLDSLQAEGESEEARTDRSCLRTSSCMRTPPRPGKKQGETISKGHRNYELMLNLQLGIRHAVGRQSAPTSLDLKSSAFDPKEKVWTRFPPEGSKHTPPHQSCDFRWKDYCPLVFRTLRKLFDVDPADYMISICGDEALRELSSPGKSGSFFYLTNDDKYMIKTMKKSEVKVLLRMLPAYYKHVRAFENTLLTKFFGLHCVKLTGAIQKKVRFVIMGNLFCSNYAIHRRFDLKGSSHGRMTDKPIDQISEHTTLKDLDLNFIFRLEGSWFQEFCRQVDKDCELMEQERIMDYSLLVGIHFKDRYSSNTENGTSHTTTEDSEENRKTSLKLGICMPSRVENVAKNPDSEFPLIGEPTGEFQDVILFFGIIDILQDYDISKKLEHAYKSMQYDPNSISAVDPKQYCKRFRDFIFKAFADDVQ encoded by the exons ATGAGCCAGCTCCCTGCCCCGGCCAGCCGGCTGTGGGAGGCGAGCATCCGAAAGCTCCAGACCATCCGCCGCGTCGGCACCGTCGCGCCCGCTGCGGGCCCCGTCGACGGCAgcgcctccgacgccgccaCGCCCTGCCTCCTCTCCGTCAGCTCCTCGGCGTCCAGCACAATCTACCAGTACCACGACGATGGCGAGGACAGCGACACCAGCACCGAGGGCGGCAACGACTcggacgccggcgacgaggacgccgacgccgccgcgctcggcgaGCCCACCCACGCCGAGCAGCTGCTGCCCAGCGGGGACTTCTACCAGGGCGACCTGCGCGGGGACCTCCCGCACGGCGCCGGCAAGTTCCTCTGGACCGACGGCAGCATGTACGAGGGCTcgtggcgccgcggccgcgcgtcCGGCCGCGGCAAGTTCTCGTGGACGTCCGGCGCCACCTACGAGGGCGACTTCGCCGGCGGCTACATGCACGGCCACGGCACCTACATCGGCGAGTTCGGGGACACCTTCGCGGGGCTCTGGGCGAGCAACCTCCGGCACGGCCGCGGCACGCAGGCGTACGCCAACGGCGACGTGTACGACGGCCACTGGCGCGACGGCCTGCAGGACGGCCACGGCCGCTACATCTGGCGCCACGGCCACGAGTACATCGGCACCTGGAAGGCCGGCGACATGCACGGGTGCGGCACCGTGATCTGGGCCGACGGCGACCGCTACGACGGCGCGTGGGAGGATGCCAGGCCCAAGGGCCAGGGCACGTTCCGGTGGGCCGACGGCGGGATGTACATCGGCACCTGGTGCGAAGAGTCCGGCGCGGTGCACGCCGACGGCGTGTACTACCCGCCGTCCGGTGGGCCCGCGGTGCCCGTGCCTCGGGAGCCGTGCGAGCCCATCACGACGCTGCTCCAGGAGCTCGAGGCCTGCGAGGGGAAGAAGGCGTCGCTGATGCCGTCGCACAAGATACTGACGTGGCCAGGGGTGGAGGCCGTGCAGAAGAAGCCGGTGTGGCGGCCGCCCAAGGTCAGCGCCGACCACGGGAGGAGGTCCAGCGTGAGCAGGAGGAGCAGCGTGTCGCTGGACCTGGACAGCCTGCAGGCCGAGGGTGAGAGCGAGGAGGCGCGGACGGACAGGTCATGCTTGCGCACGTCGTCATGCATGCGCACGCCGCcgaggccggggaagaagcaggGGGAGACGATTTCCAAGGGGCACAGGAACTACGAGCTCATGCTCAACCTGCAGCTTGGCATAAG GCATGCTGTTGGAAGGCAGTCGGCGCCAACTTCGCTGGACCTTAAATCATCAGCATTTgatccaaaagaaaaagtttgGACAAGATTTCCACCTGAGGGATCAAAGCATACTCCTCCTCACCAATCGTGCGATTTTCGGTGGAAAGACTACTGCCCCTTGGTTTTCAG GACTTTGCGCAAGCTCTTCGATGTCGACCCTGCTGATTACATGATCTCCATTTGCGGGGATGAGGCACTCAGGGAACTTTCATCACCTGGGAAAAGTGGAAGTTTCTTTTACCTGACAAATGATGACAAGTACATGATCAAAACAATGAAGAAATCAGAAGTTAAA GTACTCCTTAGGATGCTTCCAGCCTACTATAAACATGTCCGTGCTTTTGAAAATACTCTATTAACAAAATTTTTTGGTCTGCACTGCGTTAAACTTACAGGAGCTATTCAGAAAAAG GTCCGGTTTGTTATAATGGGGAATCTTTTCTGCTCCAACTATGCAATCCATAGGCGCTTCGATTTGAAAGGATCTTCACATGGTCGCATGACAGACAAACCCATTGATCAAATTAGCGAGCATACCACGTTGAAGGATCTTGATCTAAATTTCATCTTCCGGCTAGAAGGATCTTGGTTTCAAGAATTCTGCAG ACAAGTCGACAAAGATTGTGAACTGATGGAGCAGGAAAGGATCATGGATTATAGTCTTTTGGTTGGTATTCACTTCAAGGACAGAT ACAGCAGCAATACTGAAAATGGAACATCTCATACTACCACTGAAGATTCTGAGGAGAATAG GAAAACGTCATTAAAACTAGGAATTTGCATGCCCTCAAGGGTGGAGAACGTAGCGAAGAATCCCGATAGTGAATTTCCGCTCATTGGTGAGCCCACAGGCGAATTCCAGGATGTCATTTTGTTCTTTGGAATCATTGACATCCTACAAGACTATGATATTAGCAAGAAGCTCGAGCATGCTTACAAATCCATGCAGTATGATCCCAACTCAATATCGGCCGTTGACCCGAAGCAATACTGCAAGCGGTTCAGGGATTTCATTTTTAAGGCTTTCGCAGATGATGTACAATGA
- the LOC117833229 gene encoding phosphatidylinositol 4-phosphate 5-kinase 6 isoform X1, with protein MTTSARKMSQLPAPASRLWEASIRKLQTIRRVGTVAPAAGPVDGSASDAATPCLLSVSSSASSTIYQYHDDGEDSDTSTEGGNDSDAGDEDADAAALGEPTHAEQLLPSGDFYQGDLRGDLPHGAGKFLWTDGSMYEGSWRRGRASGRGKFSWTSGATYEGDFAGGYMHGHGTYIGEFGDTFAGLWASNLRHGRGTQAYANGDVYDGHWRDGLQDGHGRYIWRHGHEYIGTWKAGDMHGCGTVIWADGDRYDGAWEDARPKGQGTFRWADGGMYIGTWCEESGAVHADGVYYPPSGGPAVPVPREPCEPITTLLQELEACEGKKASLMPSHKILTWPGVEAVQKKPVWRPPKVSADHGRRSSVSRRSSVSLDLDSLQAEGESEEARTDRSCLRTSSCMRTPPRPGKKQGETISKGHRNYELMLNLQLGIRHAVGRQSAPTSLDLKSSAFDPKEKVWTRFPPEGSKHTPPHQSCDFRWKDYCPLVFRTLRKLFDVDPADYMISICGDEALRELSSPGKSGSFFYLTNDDKYMIKTMKKSEVKVLLRMLPAYYKHVRAFENTLLTKFFGLHCVKLTGAIQKKVRFVIMGNLFCSNYAIHRRFDLKGSSHGRMTDKPIDQISEHTTLKDLDLNFIFRLEGSWFQEFCRQVDKDCELMEQERIMDYSLLVGIHFKDRCKDNSNTENGTSHTTTEDSEENRKTSLKLGICMPSRVENVAKNPDSEFPLIGEPTGEFQDVILFFGIIDILQDYDISKKLEHAYKSMQYDPNSISAVDPKQYCKRFRDFIFKAFADDVQ; from the exons ATGACGACGTCGGCGAGGAAGATGAGCCAGCTCCCTGCCCCGGCCAGCCGGCTGTGGGAGGCGAGCATCCGAAAGCTCCAGACCATCCGCCGCGTCGGCACCGTCGCGCCCGCTGCGGGCCCCGTCGACGGCAgcgcctccgacgccgccaCGCCCTGCCTCCTCTCCGTCAGCTCCTCGGCGTCCAGCACAATCTACCAGTACCACGACGATGGCGAGGACAGCGACACCAGCACCGAGGGCGGCAACGACTcggacgccggcgacgaggacgccgacgccgccgcgctcggcgaGCCCACCCACGCCGAGCAGCTGCTGCCCAGCGGGGACTTCTACCAGGGCGACCTGCGCGGGGACCTCCCGCACGGCGCCGGCAAGTTCCTCTGGACCGACGGCAGCATGTACGAGGGCTcgtggcgccgcggccgcgcgtcCGGCCGCGGCAAGTTCTCGTGGACGTCCGGCGCCACCTACGAGGGCGACTTCGCCGGCGGCTACATGCACGGCCACGGCACCTACATCGGCGAGTTCGGGGACACCTTCGCGGGGCTCTGGGCGAGCAACCTCCGGCACGGCCGCGGCACGCAGGCGTACGCCAACGGCGACGTGTACGACGGCCACTGGCGCGACGGCCTGCAGGACGGCCACGGCCGCTACATCTGGCGCCACGGCCACGAGTACATCGGCACCTGGAAGGCCGGCGACATGCACGGGTGCGGCACCGTGATCTGGGCCGACGGCGACCGCTACGACGGCGCGTGGGAGGATGCCAGGCCCAAGGGCCAGGGCACGTTCCGGTGGGCCGACGGCGGGATGTACATCGGCACCTGGTGCGAAGAGTCCGGCGCGGTGCACGCCGACGGCGTGTACTACCCGCCGTCCGGTGGGCCCGCGGTGCCCGTGCCTCGGGAGCCGTGCGAGCCCATCACGACGCTGCTCCAGGAGCTCGAGGCCTGCGAGGGGAAGAAGGCGTCGCTGATGCCGTCGCACAAGATACTGACGTGGCCAGGGGTGGAGGCCGTGCAGAAGAAGCCGGTGTGGCGGCCGCCCAAGGTCAGCGCCGACCACGGGAGGAGGTCCAGCGTGAGCAGGAGGAGCAGCGTGTCGCTGGACCTGGACAGCCTGCAGGCCGAGGGTGAGAGCGAGGAGGCGCGGACGGACAGGTCATGCTTGCGCACGTCGTCATGCATGCGCACGCCGCcgaggccggggaagaagcaggGGGAGACGATTTCCAAGGGGCACAGGAACTACGAGCTCATGCTCAACCTGCAGCTTGGCATAAG GCATGCTGTTGGAAGGCAGTCGGCGCCAACTTCGCTGGACCTTAAATCATCAGCATTTgatccaaaagaaaaagtttgGACAAGATTTCCACCTGAGGGATCAAAGCATACTCCTCCTCACCAATCGTGCGATTTTCGGTGGAAAGACTACTGCCCCTTGGTTTTCAG GACTTTGCGCAAGCTCTTCGATGTCGACCCTGCTGATTACATGATCTCCATTTGCGGGGATGAGGCACTCAGGGAACTTTCATCACCTGGGAAAAGTGGAAGTTTCTTTTACCTGACAAATGATGACAAGTACATGATCAAAACAATGAAGAAATCAGAAGTTAAA GTACTCCTTAGGATGCTTCCAGCCTACTATAAACATGTCCGTGCTTTTGAAAATACTCTATTAACAAAATTTTTTGGTCTGCACTGCGTTAAACTTACAGGAGCTATTCAGAAAAAG GTCCGGTTTGTTATAATGGGGAATCTTTTCTGCTCCAACTATGCAATCCATAGGCGCTTCGATTTGAAAGGATCTTCACATGGTCGCATGACAGACAAACCCATTGATCAAATTAGCGAGCATACCACGTTGAAGGATCTTGATCTAAATTTCATCTTCCGGCTAGAAGGATCTTGGTTTCAAGAATTCTGCAG ACAAGTCGACAAAGATTGTGAACTGATGGAGCAGGAAAGGATCATGGATTATAGTCTTTTGGTTGGTATTCACTTCAAGGACAGATGCAAAGATAA CAGCAATACTGAAAATGGAACATCTCATACTACCACTGAAGATTCTGAGGAGAATAG GAAAACGTCATTAAAACTAGGAATTTGCATGCCCTCAAGGGTGGAGAACGTAGCGAAGAATCCCGATAGTGAATTTCCGCTCATTGGTGAGCCCACAGGCGAATTCCAGGATGTCATTTTGTTCTTTGGAATCATTGACATCCTACAAGACTATGATATTAGCAAGAAGCTCGAGCATGCTTACAAATCCATGCAGTATGATCCCAACTCAATATCGGCCGTTGACCCGAAGCAATACTGCAAGCGGTTCAGGGATTTCATTTTTAAGGCTTTCGCAGATGATGTACAATGA
- the LOC140223568 gene encoding ubiquitin-like protein 5 → MIEVVLNDRLGKKVRVKCNEDDTIGDLKKLVAAQTGTRPEKIRIQKWYNIYKDHITLKDYEIHDGMGLELYYN, encoded by the coding sequence ATGATCGAGGTGGTGCTGAACGACCGCCTGGGGAAGAAGGTGCGGGTCAAGTGCAACGAGGACGACACCATCGGCGACCTCAAGAAGCTGGTGGCGGCGCAGACGGGGACGCGCCCCGAGAAGATCCGCATCCAGAAGTGGTACAACATCTACAAGGACCACATCACCCTCAAGGACTACGAGATCCACGACGGCATGGGCCTCGAGCTCTACTACAACTAG
- the LOC117833121 gene encoding protein TRAUCO — protein sequence MLGSGFLGLGLVPPNGPGPCGHLQSRQKPTEPREKNPQITPSTQFETSPPAPPSIPNPLRPIAALAAAFASPPSPSPPAMQPPSDLSPPPPSSPPADTPASAAAQTPSLPDTPASLDPDTPFSDAAPIDASDADTPALAPTPDGALASASDAPGDGEDDGINNPSGGSRKHMTLVPPAPPSKKSKKKGGNSVWTRPASRKGKKKARQPGGHGPGGGATGAHTGPNAGGDELAQLVPATRLAAERNDDAASQPVLLSRFFKSERIEVSDDRLTAASTKGYRMVRATRGVAAGAWYFEVNVVHLGATGHTRLGWVTNKADLQTPVGYDAYGFGYRDIDGAKVHKAWRDKYADEGYGEGDVLGFYISLPDGERYEPKQRDLVEYKGMPFHVQVPKEEQKIADPVPGSEICYFKNGVCQDSAFKDIPGGRYYPAASMYTLPNEPNCVVKFNFGPDFEFYPQDFGDLPTPQPMSEVPYQAVEVKKEGPVENGIAEKTS from the exons ATGTTAGGGTCGGGCTTTTTAGGGCTGGGCCTCGTGCCGCCCAACGGGCCTGGCCCGTGCGGCCATCTCCAGTCGAGACAAAAACCCACCGAGCCGAGAGAGAAAAACCCCCAAATCACACCCTCCACCCAATTCGAAACCTCTCCTCCTGCGCCCCCTTCAATTCCTAATCCCCTCCGCCCGAttgccgccctcgccgccgcgttcGCGTCCCCTCCttcgccctcgccgcccgcaATGCAGCCTCCGTCCGATCTCTCCccgcccccaccttcctctccgcCCGCCGATACCcccgcctccgcggccgcccaaaCCCCAAGCCTCCCCGACACCCCGGCCTCCTTAGATCCCGACACCCCCTTCTCCGACGCGGCCCCCATCGACGCCTCGGACGCCGACACCCCGGCCCTCGCGCCAACACCCGACGGcgccctcgcctccgcctcggacgcccccggcgacggcgaggacgacgggATCAACAACCCCTCCGGCGGCTCCAGGAAGCACATGACCCtcgtgccgccggcgccgcccagcAAGAAGTCGAAGAAGAAGGGCGGCAACAGCGTCTGGACCCGGCCGGCCTCCCGCAAGGGCAAGAAGAAGGCCAGGCAGCCGGGCGGCcacggccccggcggcggcgccaccggcgcCCACACCGGGCCCAACGCCGGCGGGGACGAGCTGGCACAGCTCGTCCCCGCgacccgcctcgccgccgagcgCAACGACGACGCGGCCTCCCAGCCCGTGCTCCTCTCCCGCTTCTTCAAGTCCGAGAGGATCGAGGTCTCCGACGACCGCCTCACCGCTGCCAGCACCAAGGGCTACCGCATGGTGCGCGCCACCCGCGGCGTCGCGGCCGGCGCGTGGTACTTTGAGGTCAATGTCGTGCATCTCGGCGCCACTGGCCACACGCGTCTCGGATGGGTGACCAACAAGGCGGACCTTCAGACGCCGGTTGGGTATGACGCCTATGGGTTTGGGTACCGCGACATCGATGGCGCCAAGGTGCATAAGGCTTGGAGGGACAAGTACGCTGATGAAGGGTACGGGGAGGGAGATGTCCTCGGGTTCTACATTTCGCTGCCTGATGGGGAGCGGTATGAACCTAAGCAACGTGACCTGGTTGAGTACAAGGGAATGCCTTTTCATGTGCAAGTCCCTAAGGAGGAGCAGAAGATAGCAGATCCtgttcctg GGAGTGAGATATGCTACTTCAAGAACGGGGTATGCCAAGACAGTGCCTTCAAGGACATTCCTGGAGGGAGGTATTACCCAGCTGCGTCAATGTATACGCTACCTAATGAGCCAAACTGTGTAGTCAAATTCAACTTTGGGCCAGACTTCGAGTTCTACCCACAAGATTTTGGTGACCTGCCAACCCCTCAACCAATGAGCGAGGTGCCTTATCAGGCAGTTGAGGTGAAGAAAGAGGGGCCTGTTGAAAATGGTATTGCTGAGAAAACTAGCTAA
- the LOC117833122 gene encoding structure-specific endonuclease subunit slx1, which translates to MTLTAAFRAAKIPRALPPKRGEAAASGDPSAGAAKGKAPPPWCVYLIASSRIPRTYVGVTTDFPRRLRQHNGELKGGAKAASAGRPWNLACLVEGFVSKSEACEFESKWKNISRKMSRKRTEPSVESVLQHRQAALSKVETSMDCIHLQIKWHSS; encoded by the exons ATGACCCTCACGGCGGCCTTTCGAGCCGCCAAAATCCCCCGCGCCCTCCCTCCCAAACGCGGCGAGGCTGCCGCGTCTGGGGATCCGTCGGCGGGGGCCGCGAAGGggaaggcgccgccgccgtggtgcgTCTACCTGATAGCGTCCTCCCGGATCCCCCGCACCTACGTCGGCGTCACCACCGACTTCCCTCGCCG CTTGCGACAACATAATGGTGAGTTAAAAGGTGGTGCAAAAGCTGCCTCTGCCGGAAGGCCTTGGAATCTCGCATGCCTTGTTGAGGGCTTTGTCAGCAAAAGTGAAG CTTGTGAGTTTGAATCGAAGTGGAAAAACATATCCCGGAAAATGTCACGGAAAAGGACTGAACCTAGCGTGGAGTCGGTGTTGCAACATCGGCAGGCAGCATTGAGCAAAGTGGAAACCTCTATGGATTGtatccacctacaaatcaaatGGCACTCAAGTTGA